In Marinibacterium anthonyi, the DNA window CACGTCGAACCGGACTGTCGCCGCCTTCGGAATAAGCGCCCCGCGCCACCGCCGCGGCCGGAAGGCGGCGATCGGGGTCAGCGCCAGCACATCCGCGCCGATCGGCAGGATCGGCCCGTGCGCCGAATAATTGTAGGCCGTGGACCCGGCCGGTGTCGCCAGAAGGCAGCCGTCGCAGATAAGCTCGTCCAGACGCACCCGGCCATCGACGCTGATCCGCAGCTTCGCGGCCTGCGGACCCGCGCGCAGCAGAGATACCTCATTGATTGCAAGGGCTTCGTGGATCTCTCCGCTGCGGTCGGCGGCGTACATGGCCAGCGGATTCACCTCTTCTTCCTGCGCCGCCTCCAGCCGTTCGGCCAGGTCGTCGCAGCTGTATTCGTTCATCAGGAACCCGACCGTGCCCCGGTTCATCCCGTAGACCGGCGCCGACAATTCCTGCGTCCGATGCAGCGTGCGCAGCATGAACCCGTCCCCCCCCAGCGCCACGATCACGTCCGCATCGGCCGGCTCCACATTGCCATAGCGGGCCACAAGGTCCGCCCGGGCCTGTTCGGCGACCGAAGCTGAGTTGGACAGGAAGGCTATTTTCATGATTGTGCCCAAAGGTTTCCGGTCTTCCGCTCTTTGCCCCGAAACAATCACACCTTTCCCCCCTGCGCCAGCCTTGGCCGCTCTCGTCGAAGCTTTGGTCGCATTCCGGCCTTCCCCACGGCCATGGCATAAGTTACCACCACCGCGAATTCCCATGCCTTATCCGGAGCCTGCCATGACCGCGACGACCCGTGACACCGGCTTTTTCACCGAAGCCCTTTCTACCCGCGATCCCGAAATCTTCGGCGCCATCCGCTCCGAGCTTGGTCGCCAACGCGACGAGATCGAACTGATCGCCTCCGAGAACATCGTCTCGGCAGCCGTGATGGAAGCCCAGGGTTCCGTCATGACCAACAAGTACGCCGAAGGCTATCCCGGCCGTCGCTACTATGGCGGGTGCCAATTCGTTGATATCGCTGAAACCCTGGCCATTGACCGCGCTTGCGCGCTGTTCGGTTGCGGCTTTGCCAACGTGCAGCCGAATTCGGGCAGCCAGGCCAACCAGGGCGTGTTTACCGCATTGCTGCAGCCCGGCGACACGATCCTGGGCATGAGCCTGGACGCTGGCGGTCACCTGACCCACGGCGCCAAGCCGAACCAGTCGGGCAAATGGTTCAACGCCGTGCAATACGGCGTGCGCCAGCAGGACAACCTGCTGGATTACGACCAGGTGGCCGAGCTGGCCACCACCCACAAGCCCAAGCTGATCATCGCCGGCGGCTCCGCCATCCCGCGCCAGATCGATTTCGCGAAGATGCGCGAAATCGCTGACAGCGTAGGGGCTTACCTGATGGTCGACATGGCCCATTTCGCCGGTCTGGTTGCGGCGGGCCTGCATCCGTCGCCCTTCCCCCATGCCCATGTGGCCACCACCACCACCCACAAGACCCTGCGCGGCCCCCGTGGCGGCATGATCCTGACCAATGACGAGGCGATCGCCAAGAAGGTGAATTCGGCCATCTTCCCCGGCATCCAGGGTGGCCCGCTGATGCATGTCATCGCCGGCAAGGCGGTGGCCTTTGGCGAGGCGCTGCGGCCCGAGTTCAAGGACTACATCGGTCAAGTGATCACAAACGCCCAGGCCCTGGCGGATCAGCTGATGAAGGGCGGTCTGGACATCGTCACCGGCGGCACCGACACCCATGTCATGCTGGTCGACCTGCGTCCCAAGGGCGTGAAAGGCAATGCGACCGAAAAGGCCCTGGGCCGCGCGCATATCACCTGCAACAAGAACGGCGTGCCGTTCGATCCGGAAAAACCCACTGTCACCAGTGGGATACGGCTTGGCTCCCCGGCTGGCACAACGCGTGGGTTCGGCGAGGCCGAGTTCCGCCAGATCGGCGACTGGATCATCGAGGTGGTCGACGGGCTGGCCGCGAACGGCGAGGAGGATAACGGCGCCGTGGAAGCCAAGGTGAAGGCTGAAGTGGCCGGGCTTTGCGCCAAATTCCCGGTCTATCCGAACCTGTGATCACAAAGGGCGGCGTCCTCGCGGCGCCGCCTTCCGGTTCAGACGTAGCCGAGCACCTTCAACCCGATCAGGAAAAGTATGATCGCCACCAACAGGTTGAACGCCATACCGCCCAGAACCCCCAGCCAGAAACCCTTGCGCCGGTCTTTGACATCGATGGATTTCAGGTGGTCCGTGATCACATCTGCGGCGTGGGCATAGCGCTGATCGTCCAGCGTCAGGGCAAGGCGGGGATGGTCCGAAAGCGCCTCGGCGTCTTGCAGGACTTTCGCCTGCTGGCGAATCCGGCGGGGCAGACGATAGCGCGCGCGGCGCAGCTGGGCCGCCAGGGATACCCCCCTAACCCCATGTTTTTCTTTAAGAAGTCGCGACACGTCAGACATGCGCGCGGTCAGATCGAGAGCGTCCTGCATGGGCGGAGACTAGCCTTGCGCGCAGGCGTACTCAATGGGGCTGGAATGTGCGGCGGGGCGACTTTATGACGAAGACATGCTGAACCAGGTTACATATGGCGCCCAGGGCGCGACGCCGGTGCTGATCGTGCACGGGCTTTTCGGGTCCGCGCGGAACTGGGGCGTGATCGCGAAGCGGTTGTCGGACCGCGGGCGGGTCGTCACGGTGGATCAGCGAAATCACGGGTATTCTCAATGGGTTGAAAGCCACACCTATGAAGGTACGGCGGCCGATCTGGCAGAGGTGATCGAGGCCGACGGCGGGCCCTTTGATGTTGTTGGACATTCGATGGGCGGGAAGGCCGTGATGATGCTGGCGCTAACGCGGCCGGAGCTGGTGCGGCGGCTGGTTGTGGCAGATATTGCGCCTGTGACCTATGGGCACTCCCAGATGCAGTATCTGGACGCTATGCGGGCGGTGGATCTGGACAAGGTCGAGCGGCGGTCGGATGCGGAAGAGCAGTTGAGCGCACTGGGAGTGGAGAAGGCGCTGTGTTCGTTTTTCACGCAGAGCCTTGATATAAAAAAGAAAAAATGGCG includes these proteins:
- the ppnK gene encoding Inorganic polyphosphate/ATP-NAD kinase: MKIAFLSNSASVAEQARADLVARYGNVEPADADVIVALGGDGFMLRTLHRTQELSAPVYGMNRGTVGFLMNEYSCDDLAERLEAAQEEEVNPLAMYAADRSGEIHEALAINEVSLLRAGPQAAKLRISVDGRVRLDELICDGCLLATPAGSTAYNYSAHGPILPIGADVLALTPIAAFRPRRWRGALIPKAATVRFDVLEAGKRPVMADADSIQFNDIDWVEIRSDPEIRHRILFDPGHGLEERVISEQFT
- the glyA1_2 gene encoding Serine hydroxymethyltransferase 1, producing MTATTRDTGFFTEALSTRDPEIFGAIRSELGRQRDEIELIASENIVSAAVMEAQGSVMTNKYAEGYPGRRYYGGCQFVDIAETLAIDRACALFGCGFANVQPNSGSQANQGVFTALLQPGDTILGMSLDAGGHLTHGAKPNQSGKWFNAVQYGVRQQDNLLDYDQVAELATTHKPKLIIAGGSAIPRQIDFAKMREIADSVGAYLMVDMAHFAGLVAAGLHPSPFPHAHVATTTTHKTLRGPRGGMILTNDEAIAKKVNSAIFPGIQGGPLMHVIAGKAVAFGEALRPEFKDYIGQVITNAQALADQLMKGGLDIVTGGTDTHVMLVDLRPKGVKGNATEKALGRAHITCNKNGVPFDPEKPTVTSGIRLGSPAGTTRGFGEAEFRQIGDWIIEVVDGLAANGEEDNGAVEAKVKAEVAGLCAKFPVYPNL
- the ybfF gene encoding Esterase YbfF, which produces MGLECAAGRLYDEDMLNQVTYGAQGATPVLIVHGLFGSARNWGVIAKRLSDRGRVVTVDQRNHGYSQWVESHTYEGTAADLAEVIEADGGPFDVVGHSMGGKAVMMLALTRPELVRRLVVADIAPVTYGHSQMQYLDAMRAVDLDKVERRSDAEEQLSALGVEKALCSFFTQSLDIKKKKWRINLDVLAKDMAGILSFPKVDGRFEGSAVFVSGAESDYVKPEYRPEIKRLFPNAKFAKIPGAGHWLHADKPREFEAAVRAVFDAPAG